The genomic region ATTGTGGCGTGCTGCCAGGCTGCGCAAGCTGCGGGCGCGGATTTTGTGAAGACTTCCACGGGGTTCCACCCGGCTGGGGGTGCGTCGGTGCACGCGGTTAAGCTCATGCGCGAAACAGTGGGTGATTCGATGGGCGTGAAGGCCTCCGGTGGAATCCGGGATGCGCAAACAGCGCTCGCCATGGTCGAAGCGGGAGCGAACCGGCTCGGCCTGTCCTCTACCGCGAAAGTACTCGCGGGCCTAGACAGCTAACAAGCATGCGCTCAAGTAAGCGCAATGTGCAGGCAAAGCTGGCGTAGTTCTCGCTAAACAATCAAAATAGCGCTCGCTGAAATAGAACTGCAGGTGGCTGCGGCCCTTCAAAACGAAGGCGTCGCAGCCACCTGCTTGTTTGGCGCACTAGGAACGAGCGATGTTGCGGTGGGGTTAGATCCCCATTCCTGCCCGCATATCAGCTTTCATGGCCTCCAGGCGGCTCGCGGCAATGTCCCGCGCTTCATCAACCGTTGCAGCGAGTTCAGACACCTGCTCGCCACCGGTCTTGGAGCCACCGGCCTTGGAACCAGCACCCACCCTAGCGTCACCGCCAGCCTTAGAATCAGCACCGGCCTCAGGCGAATTACATGTATCTATCGGCACGATGGTTTCTAGGTAGCATTTCAGTTTCGGTTCCGTCCCAGAAGGCCGGGCTACCACGCGGTCACCACGTTCGGTGAGGAAGATCAGGCCATCTGTGGGTGGCAAGTCCGCGCTGCCGTCAGACAGGTCCTCAACGGAAATAACTGGGGAACCACCTAGGGACTTAACGGACCCGGCCCGCAGGTTCTGCATGCCTTTCGAAATCAAAGACAGGTCAGACACGCGAATCGACAGGGGAGCGGTGGCATGCAAACCGTACGCACGCGCAAAATCATCTAACGCATCCACCAGCGTGCGGCCCGCCGCCTTGTACTGCGAAGCCATCGCAGAAATCTTCAAACATGCGCTAATCCCATCCTTGTCACGCACGTGGTCTGGGTCAACACAGTATCCCAGGGCTTCCTCGTAACCAAACACGATTCCGGGAGTGCGGGAAATCCACTTGAACCCGGTTAGCGTCGCCCGGTAAGACACCCCGTAGTGCTTAGCAATACGCGACAGCAACCGTGAAGAAACAATAGAGTTAGCCAAAACCGCGTCCGCGTTCCCCTCGTATTCGCGGGCGACCGCGGTGCCTAGCAGGGCGCCCACTTCGTCACCTGTTAGCTGACGCCAACCATCTTCACCCCGCGGGTCAGGCACTGCAGCGGAGAATCGGTCCGCATCCGGGTCGTTAGCTAAAATAATGTCCGCGCCTAACTTCCGGGCAAGTTTGAACGACAGGTCCAAAGCCCCCGGCTCCTCCGGATTCGGGAAGGGAACAGTGGGGAAGTCCGGGTCTGGTTCATGCTGGGCCTCAACCACGTGCACGTCCGTAAACCCGGCGCGCGCCAAAGCTTTCAAAGTCGTCTCCCCACCCACGCCATGCATGGATGTGAGCACGATTTTCAAATCTGCCCGCGAACGCGCCAACGCCTCATCCGACTGTGCCGGTGGCAGCAGGGATGTAGCGCGATCCAAATACGCGTCCACAATTTCACTGCCAATCAGCTCCCACCCAGATTCGGCGCGTTCAACCGCGCTAGCCGAATCAACCGCCTGGATCGCCTCAAAAATCTGCGCGTCGTAAGGCGGCACGATCTGCGCGCCCTGCCCCGCGTCGGTAACTACACGGCCGCCTAAATAAACCTTGTACCCATTGTCTTTAGGCGGGTTGTGCGAGGCCGTTACCATAACTGCCGCGTCCGCATCCAGGTACTTGAGGGCAAACGCAGTCAAAGGGGTGGGTAGGTGCTGGTCGAACAGGGAAACGCGTCCACCGGCGGCAACTGCAACCGCGGCGGTGTCGAGCGCGAACTGCTCCGAGCCGTAGCGGGCGTCGTAACCGACCACCAGGTGGAACCCTTCCCCTACCTGGTCGAGTAGAAACTGGGTGAGCCCAGCGGCCGCGCGAATCACGACCGCGCGGTTCATGCGGTTCGGCCCTGCTCCAAGCCGGCCCCGCAGCCCAGCGGTACCAAACTTGAGTGTTCCCGCGAACCGGTCCGCGAGGTCCTCACTGGCCTCAGCGGCGCCTGATTTTGCGCGTTCTAGTAGGGTTTCGAGTTCGGCTCGGGTGGTTGCGTCGGGATCGTCAGCGATCCAGGCGCGCACCGTGTCTTCGTTGAACTTAGCCATTGATTTCCTCTCTCAGCCACCTGGTTGGTGGGCTGATTTCTGCTTGGTATTGGTAAGAGCCACCAGCTGGCTTACGCGGTTGCTAATCAAAAGAGCAGCTAGGCAGCTTTTTTAGTTAATGCCAGCGTGTTTGCGGTTGGTGTATTTCGCTTCTAGTTGGCATTCGCGATGCGGCGCACAATGTTTGCCAGCAGCTTGGAAATGCGCGGGGCAGCTTCCTCGCCCGCTGCAATCACTTCCTCATGAGGAAGTGGGGTGGGAGAAATCCCAGCCGTCAGGTTCGTCATAAGGGAAATCCCCAGTACTTCCATCCCCGCTTCGCGCGCGGCAATCGCTTCCAAGGTGGTGGACATACCCACTAGGTCCGCCCCAATAATGCGTGCCATCTGCACTTCCGCGGGGGTTTCGTAGTGGGGGCCACGAAACTGCGCGTACACTCCTTCGGGTAGGTTCGCATCCACCTCGTGGGCAATACTGCGCAGTCGCGTGGAATACAGGTCGGTTAGATCCACGAAGTTCGCGCCTTCAATGGGAGACGTGCCAGTTAAGTTAATGTGGTCGCGAATCAGTACCGCTTGGCCAGGTTTCCATTCTGGGTTGAGGCCGCCGCAACCATTGGTGAGCACGGCAACGCGAGCACCCGCCGCAGCTGCTGTGCGCATCCCGTGGGCGACAGCGCGCACTCCTTTACCTTCGTAGTAGTGGGTGCGGGAGCCGAGCACGAGCGCGTGCTTTCCGTTTTCCAGTTCAATCGACCGCATGGTGGCGCCGTGGCCAGCAACTTCGGGGGCGAAGAAACCAGGTACTTCATGCGCGGGAATGGTGTGTTTGCATTCGCCGATTAGGTCTGCTGCACCGGACCATCCGGATCCGAGTACGAGCGCAATGTCGTGCTGTTGCACGCCGGTGCGCTGGGCAATTGTGTCTGCGGCATCGCGCGCGGTTTGCGCGGGGTTTTCAATCTGTTCTTTCACAGTGCCTAATTCTACTGTCCGTGGTGCGTACAGTAAATGCTTTAACATGGTAAAACATGGTTTCGTAAGTGTTTAGGAGCAGGTATGTCCCCATCTGATCAGTCGGGTTTCCCTTCGCAAAGCTACCGTCAGGGCCCCGTGTTGTTGCGTGGCCACAAGATTCCCCGCAAGACTTCCGATGAGCATTTGCTTGCGAAGAACGAGGGGGAGGATTGGCGTCATTCTGACCCGTGGCGGGTGATGCGGATTCAGTCTGAGTTCGTTGCGGGGTTTGAGGCGTTGGCTGGGTTGGGGCCGGCGATTTCCGTTTTTGGGTCGGCCCGGATTGCGCCGTCGGACCCGGTTTACACGCTGTCGCGCGAGGTTGGTCGGCTGTTGGTGCAGGCAGGTTTCGCGGTGATCACGGGTGGTGGCCCGGGAGTGATGGAGGCTGCGAACCGGGGTGCGGATGAGGCTCAGGGAACGTCGGTTGGTTTGGGGATTGAACTACCGAAGGAACAGGGGATGAACCCGTGGGTGAACCTGGGGGTGAACTTTAGGTATTTCTTTGCGCGCAAAACGATGTTCGTCAAGTATTCGTCGGGGTTTATCGCACTTCCGGGTGGGTTTGGCACGATGGATGAGTTGTTTGAGTCCCTCACTTTGGTGCAGACGCATAAGATCCGCTCATTCCCAGTTGTGATGATTGGCCGGAGGTTCTGGGCGCCGCTTGTGGAGTGGATTGAAACCACGATGCTGAAGGAAGGCATGATCTCTGAGGGCGATGAACTGTTGTTGAAGGTGGTGGACACGGCGGATGAAGCTGTGGGGATCGTTCGTGAGTACTGCAGTGTGAATGGCGCGAAGTAAAGATCCGTACGCGAAGGCGCGGATGGTGGAGGTTATTCAGCATGTGAACGCGAGGTGTCAGTAAGCTTTTGCGCGGGTGAACAGCAGCTGTCTGCGAGCTTTTTCGCGTGTGACCTCGAGTTGTTGCATGGCTTTTCGCGTGCAAACGCTAGTTTTTCGATAGAATAGGGGCTAAAGACTGGTTTCGCGGTTTAGCGTGCCGGTTGTGATTCAAGAGAGGACTAGTGGAATATGGCTGCAATGAAGCCCCGCACCGGTGATGGCCCCATGGAGGCTACGAAGGAAGGGCGCGGAATCGTCATGCGCATCCCCAGTGAGGGAGGCGGACGCCTCGTTATTGAACTGACACCTGAGGAGGCCCAGACGCTGGCGGGAGAGCTCGCTGAAGCGGTGAAGTAGCTGGCGTAATAGTTTAATCCCAGCGGGATGGTTAGCACTAAGAGTGCTTTCCATCCCGTTTCTTGCTACCACCGCATTATTGCCGCACAGCTATGAGCAGGCCGTCACCGACGGGCAGGAGGTTGGTGATGAACTGGTCGGATTCAGCGAGTTCTTTGTTCAGTTGACGCATGGTGACGGTGCCGGGTTCGCGCCGGGCGGGGTCCGCAACAGTGTCGTGCCAGAGAGCGTGGGCGTAGGCGAGGACCCCTCCGGGTCGGAGCATGCGTGCAGCATGCTGGATGTACGCGGCATTTTCTGACGGGGTTGCGTCAACGAACACCATGTCGTAAGCGTGCGCGGCCATGCGGGGAAGGACATCCAACGCGCGGTCAGTGATTAACCTGGTGCGGGGTGGGCGCGAGCCGGCGGCGGCAAAGGCAGCGCGGGCTACGCGGTGGAACTCGGTTTCGTGGTCAATGGTGGTCAGAACCGCACCTTCCCGCATTCCAGATAGGAGCCACAGGCCGGACACTCCCACGCCAGTACCGATTTCTGTCACGGCTTTCGCCCCGCAGGTGGCTACGAGCGTGCGTAGTGCGGAGCCGGTGCCCGGGGAGATGGGGGTGCAGCCCAGTTCTTCGGCTTGCATTCGGGTTGCGGCTATGACGTCGCCCTCGGGAACAAAATCTTCGCAGTATGACCAGCTGAGGGCTTTATCGGTACTGATGGTTACCTCCTGAGCGCATTAGTGTGATTGTTTCTATTCTAGTCGGTTCGAGGCCCCCGCGGGTTCTGCTTAGAATAGAGCCATGTTTGGAATTAGCGGGGCGGAGTTTTTGGTGATCGCCGTGGTCATCGTTGTGGTTGTGGGCCCGTCTCGTCTTCCTGAGGTTACGCGCACTCTGACGCGGTGGGTTAAGAAGTTGCGCGTGCAGCTGACTAAGGTGCGGGCGTCTTTGGATTCTGAGGTTGGAGACGACCTGCGGAACATGAACTTGTCTGCCTTGGATGTGCGCCAGTATGATCCACGTCGGATTGTGCGCGAAGCGGTACAAGAAGAGATGGATGAGTGGCGTAAACTCGTAGGCCCGTTTGGGCAGGCGAATGCAAGTTCCCAAGCGAATGCGCAAGCGACGGCACACGCTAATGCCGCGGCCTCCACCTCGAATCAGACTTCTGCGCCAGCCGGCCCCAGCCAAGCCTCGTCAGCAGCTACCTCGAACCAGACAGCAGGCTCTGTTCAAGCTGCCGGTGCGGCTGCGGCTAGTGCAACCGCAGTGGGGCCGGCCACTGGAGCGTCCACTGGTGCCGCAACCGGTGCCACATCTGGGACCGCGGGCGAAACAGGGGCGGTACGCGCGCCGCTGAACCCGGTTGCACCGCAAAAACGTGGGATGCGCGTGGGGCAGTGGTATGTGTCGGACCGGCGCGGCTACGGAGCCCAGGTGGCACGTGCGGTGCGGGCGGCTGCGTCCACTAAGAAAACCCGACGCCTGACTGGGCAAGCTGTTTACAGGAATCCGCGCCCCCGCAACTGACCTGGCCGCTTAAACGGGCCGGGCGCTTGAACGCGCGCATCGCCTTCACGGGTCGGGCGCTTGAACGCGCGCATCGCCTTAACGGGCCGGGCGCTTTATCGGGCTGCGTAGTTAATCCTGCGGCTGCCAGGGTTTCGCGTCTACCATCACCAGTTGCATCCGGCAATCTGTTAACGCGGTTAGTGAATGTGAAGCCTTTGGAGCTAGATATATCGAGTCACCCGCAGTGATCGTGTGGTCTTGTCCCTCAACAGGAAAACTCATTTCGCCTTCTAGAAGCGTTACCACTACCGCTTTGGGGCTCGCGTGGGTGGAAAGGGACTGGCCTTTTCCGAACGTGAATATGGTTAACTGCAAGATTTCGTTATCAATAGGTACTTTTGAGGTCGTGGCATCCGCAACGATCGGGAGCGAATCTGATAAACCGGTTGCAACCACGCTGTCAGTAAATGGGGTCTTCCGCATATTAGTACTCCTATCGAGTGAAGATTATCTGAACCTGCAATTAACAAGTTTATATCCGTGAAAAAGGTTTGGGTAGGCGCGGACTGAATTGGTTTGCGTAGGCGCATGCTGGATCAGTTTGGGCAGGCGTAGGGAGTCGGTTTGGGTAGGCCCAGCTTTTCTAGACCAGGATCGTCTTATAACGGCTGGCTGTCTTAGAAGCGTCGAATGCCTTCCCCGGGCAGTGGATATCTGTTGGGTCCTAGCATGCTCGTGGACTAATGTAGGTAGGCGCAAAAGGTGTGGGTTAGCAGGTGCCTGCGGTAGGTATCAGCTGGCAGGTAGTTGAGGGGAGTTAGCGTGACCATCGGAGCGATTTTGGGCATTATTGCCGCGGGGATTGGGGCCGGTGCTATCAACACGATGGTTGGCAGTGGATCGCTCGTGAGTTTCCCAATTTTGCTTGCGTTCGGCTACTCACCGCTGGTTGCGAATATAACGAACACGATAGGTCTGGTGCCCGGCTCAATATCTGGTGCGTGGGGGTACCGGCGCGAACTTGAGGGGCAGAAAAAACGGATTATTGGATACGGTGTCGTGTCCCTACTCGGCGCTATTGGGGGCGCCGCGCTACTTCTTATTTTGCCCGAGAGCGCGTTCAAAGCAATCGTTCCGATTATCATTGGCCTTGCCGTCCTTTTAGTTTTAGTGCAACCGTGGCTTAATCGCGTGCTGGAACGCCGCCGGGAACAGCGGCCGGTTGCGCAGTCGAAAAACGTGGTGCTCCCAACCGGGGTCGCCGTGTTTTTCGCAAGTGTGTACGGAGGCTACTTCAGTGCCGCGCAGGGCATACTCTTGCTGGCCATTTTAGGGCTCGGCTTGCCGGAGTCACTGCAACGCGTGAACGGGCTTAAAAACGTTTTGCAAACACTCGTCAATATCGTTGCCGCCATCGTGTTTGTGGTTGCGTTTCCCGTTTCTTGGGACGCGGTTGGGTTAATGGCGATCGGCACCATAATCGGCGGTCAGCTCGGCGCAGTAGTGGGCCGGCGCCTACCCGCCTGGGTGCTGCGCGCTCTAATAGTAGTCGTGGGTATCGTCGCCATCTTCATGCTTCGCTAGACAGGCTTTTGAATGCTCCGCTGCGCGCAGTTCCTCATGCTGTGTCGACCAACGTTCCCCACGCCCTGCCGTTAACGCACGGTTTGACCTGTGCAGCACTGATAGTGCAATGCCCTCAAGGGGAATAAATGGCGGTTTTAAAATCCGCGAAACGTTTTGCATAAGATAAGTATGCGAACAAGCTACAGCTGGGAAGAAGGAATGAATAGCTGATGCCGGCGGATACTACGCAAGCAACCCAGGTGCAACGCACAGACGATTTAACCCCGAAAACACAACGCCTGGTCTTAGCGGGATCAGCGGTTTTCACGCTCGCGGTTGCACTGTGGGCGTTTGTTTCCCCCAAACGTATGAACTCGTTTCTAGAAGGTGCGGTCACTTGGATTTCCACGTACCTGGGCTGGTTCTACATTCTGTTGGGCGCCGTGGTTTTAGTTTTCGTGGTTTATATTGCCCTGAGGTATTCGCGGGTGCGGCTCGGTAAAGATACGGACCGACCCGAGTATTCTACCCTCACATGGGGTGCGATGCTGTTCGCCGCGGGGATCGGTACGGACGTCATGTTTTTCGCTGTGGCGGAACCAGCGTCGCATTTCGTGGCGCCGCCGCAGGGAGCAGGGGGGACGATTGACGCGGCGCGTCAGGCAACGGTGTGGATGATGCATCACTACGGGCTCGTCGGCTGGGGCATGTACGTGCTGATGGGGATGACGCTTGGGTATTTCGCACACCGACACGGTCTGCCGCTCGCGGTGCGGTCTGCCCTGTACCCACTGATTGGTAAGCGGGTTAAGGGCGCGGCGGGGCACGCGGTGGATATCGCCACTGTTACCGGCACCATTTTTGGTGTGGCCGCGTCACTGGGAATCGGCGTGGTTATGCTGAACGTGGGGCTCGACATGCTGTTCGGGGTCGAACAGGGCCTACCCGCGCAGGTGGGGCTTGTGATCGTCGCGGTGGTGATGGCAACGGTGTCCGCAACCACAGGGGTGGATAAGGGAATCCGCGTGCTCAGCCAACTGAACGTCTTGCTGGCGATCGCGATCTGCGTGTTCGTGCTGATCGCGGACGACACCGCGTTTTTACTGCGCGCAATGGTGATGAATATCGGTGATTTCATCTCTATGTTCCCCGGCATGACTCTGGACACGATGGCGTATAACTACCCGACTGAGTGGATGAGCGCGTGGACCTTGTTTTTCTGGGCGTGGTGGATCGCGTGGGCATCGTTTGTGGGCATGTTTTTGGCACGGATTTCGCGTGGCCGCACCATTGGCCAGTTTGTGTTGGGGTGTTTAACAATCCCGTTTTCTTACATCGTCATGTGGGCCACGATTTTTGGGAACGCAGCGATTAAACGCATCCAAAGTGGTGATAGTGCGTTTGGTGAGTTGGCGCTCACAAACCCGGAGCAGAGTTTCTTTACGCTCTTGTCGGGCTACCCGTTTGCCACGGCGATCATTGGGTTGGCAACGTTTGTTGGCTTGTTGTTTTACGTTACGTCGGCGGATTCGGGGGCGTTGGTGATGGCGAACCTGTGTTCTAAGTTGCCGGCTCCGGAGGTTGATGCGAAGTCGTGGCTGCGGATTTTCTGGGCTGGATCTACCGCAGTGTTGACGATTGCGATGCTCACGGTTGATGGGGTGCCTGCGTTGCAGAATGCGACGGTGATTATGGGGTTGCCGTTCGCGTTCGTCATGATTTTTGTGATGGTTGGTTTCTTGAGGGCGCTGCGTAGTGAGCAGAAACGCGAAGCAGCGTTGATGACGACGGTGACGTCGCAGGTGTTGGGGCGTACTAATGACGATTCGCGCGGGTCGTGGCAGGCGCGTTTGAGCCGCCAGTTGACGGGTGTTTCACCGGCGCGAGCTAGTAGGCGCATGCAGCGGGTGGTGATTCCCGCGTTGCAGAAGATTGCCCGCGAGTTGCAGCGTTTGGGTGCGAATGCGCAGGTTGATATTTCTGAGGTTCTGTCTAAGACCGGGGGGAAGAATCTGCGGGCGGAGCTGTATGTAACATCGCAGCTGCACGATGACTTCTTGTATGCCGTGCAGGTGCACCGCGTGTTGCAACCAGTGTATGGCGGTGGGCGCGTATCCCACCAAGATGACACGACGTGCCGGCTGCAGGTATCGCTGCCCACCGGCGTTAATTACAATATTTACGATTACACCGAAGACCAGGTGTGCCACGACGTTCTAGACCACTACGAACGCTGGGTCGGCACGGAAGTTCGGTTAGATCTGAGCTGACCGGTTTTAGCTGCGGACCGTCGCCACTTCGCGCAGACTAAATTTTCGTTGCGCGTACCCTGGTGGAACGGTTCTGTATCGAGTGGGATGGGCAGGTCCGGTGAGTTGACGACTGTGACCGAAGTGAGTCTGAATTCCATGAGGAATCAGATTGGGCCCGTTTAAGCTAAAGGTTGGCGCGTTCAACGAGGCGTGCCATTTGGATCCGGTTCATTCCCAGCGTGCTTGAGGCAGATGATAAGTGTGCTTTTGCTGTTCGCTCTGAAATATACATGGCGTCCGCAACCTCCGCGTTTGTTAGCCCCTGGGCTGCCAACACCACTGCCTGACGCTCGCGCTCCGGGAGGCTATTTAGTTGGGCGCGGGCCCTGTCGCGGCGTGAGTACGGTTGTTCGCTAACGAGGTAGTTCATTAGCTGGCGTTGCCCCGAAGCGTCGAACTGCGGGTTTCCTTGCGCCGCTTCAATAACGCGTTCAATTATTCTTTTTGGCTCTTCAGTTTTAGAAATAAACCCACATGCACCTGCTTCCACTGCCGCATTTATGGTCTCTTTTGGGTGCAAAGAGGTGAGCATTAAAACTTGAGGTGGGGAAGGCAACTGCCTAACCAACGCGGTGGCTTCAATACCACTCATACCCGGCATAGCGATGTCCATCAACAACACATCTGGCTGGGTTTCTTGCGCGCGCTGCAGAGCTTCGCTACCGCTGGTGACGGTAAATAAAACTTGGATCTGAGACTTCGAGTACTCGGAAAGAATCAACTTCAAAGATTGACAAACCATCGGGTCATCATCCACAAGCCCTACGGTAACCGGCAGCCCTTCACTCATGATCCCAATTGTACTTCAAGTGAATACACGGGATTTCACCTCATGTAAACGATAAATCCACCACCTCGAAATACTGGTAGGTGCTCTTCGGCACCCCTAGCTGCCTTGTATTACCTGGTGGAATACTACGCCCACGGGATCGTCGCATCCACGTGGAACAAGTGCTTGTCGTCGAAGCCGTATTGCAGCTGCCCACCCTCCGTCTCAACACGCTTCGTGAGTCCGATTAGCCCAGTGCCGCCAGGTGGCGTTGGATTATGCTCAGCTTGTGGCGTGTTTTGTTGATCATTTTGCTGTGCAGCGTTCGTGGTTTCGGTACTTGTAATGCCCGAATCTATGTTGCCTGCCGACTTGTAACTACCCTCAAGCGAAATATTGGAGGCACTATTGGAAACGTGAATATGCACTCCTGCCTCTGGAGTAGCGGTAACTTCAACCATAATCTCGGCACCTGGAGCGTGGCGCATAGCATTCGTTAGTGCCTCTTGAAGAACGCGGTACGCAACTTTACTGATTACATCACTCAGGCCAGAAAGCTCTTCTATCTCTATCCAGGTGTTCACGTGCACACTTGCCTCGCGCACATTATTCAGTAACTGTTCTAAAGATTCACGCGTTAAGCACGCCTCTGTGGAAGGAACGGACAGCTGCTTCCAAGCGACGTCAGGGTGGCGCAACATGTCAATAATGGAGTGCGTTTCATCCATCGCACCCGCAGCTTGTTCACGCAGAGTCTGCGCCGTAACCAGCATTTGTTGTGTCTGCTCCGGGCTGAGAGACCGATCTTTTTCCAGCCTCGCCATCTGCGCTTGCAACACGGACGCGCTCAGAGAAATCAGAGAAAGTGAATGTGCTAACGTATCGTGGGCTTCTGCGGCGATTGCATCGGCAAGCTTCTGGTTGTGCAAGGTTTGCTGCAGATCGTCACTTCGATGCTGCTCCGCTTGCACCTTCTTACTCGCAACAGCCAGGCCGGCACGCGTTCTAATATAGAAACCTATTAGCACGGCAACACCCCAACTAGCGAGTGCGTAAATAATCGCAACCGCGATTATCGTTGCGTTAGAAACAAGCACCTGGCTGGTCTCAACGGCATTCGAAACGGTTGAGTTAGCGTTGCCCGCAAACACGCTGTGCCACATAGAGTTTTGAGGTGGTTGCAACGCGTCCCGCATATGCGCGAGAACTACAACTGGTAGTGAAACACCACATACCAAAAGCGTTACTGCCTTGTTTCTGCGCCGCGCCACATGGGCCGTGAGGGCCATCAGAAGAAGTAGGGGATCGAACGGGAACACCAGTACAGTTACCAAGCAAAGCCAGAACACCATCTCTGGATGAGTTGAGCGGCGGAGCAAACTAAAAGGGATAACGAACGCGAGCAGCAGAGCAAGGAGAGTAAAAACCGCAGCCAGAAGCTGGGGGGCGGAAATGGGGCCAGTACCTTTTGGTAAAAAACGAATCCCGATTGCACTGGCTTGTACTAGGCAGGTGAACACTGCCAGTGGAATCATAATGAGTGTGCACCACCACCGCGAGCGCACGGGAACATCGTCGGCAAAAGCGCGCCGTTTCGGTTTGAACGCCAGAGTCAATGCACGCTTGAGCGAGGAGGCAAACGGCTTACGCGCCGCGTTACCCCCAGCGGGCGCGCTACCACGGTCTTCCCTCATGTACCTCATGAATCTAACTGTAAATCAACAAAGGCGCGGAACCTATCGGCCAAACGGGTACAAGCAAGTGGACGTTTAGACGTAACTACGTGGCATTCTTGCCCGAAGGGGACACTTTTTCTGCCTCATCGTACAATGTTGTGTTTTCCGGCCAATCGGTAGTGTGAAACTGCTGGTCAAAACGGTACAACTGGGTTTGTGTAAAACCTGGCGTTCAAGCGTACAAGACCATAACAAGCAGTGCGCAAACCCTAATAGAAGGATTTTCACATGAGTAATAATGGCGTGGAACCGCAGCTCAACAGTGCAGTAAGTGAATCTAATGGTTCAGTGAATCAACCTAAAGGCACCACCGTATGCGGGATTATTGGTCTAGTTCTGGGGGCAGTGGCGGCTCTGACCTGCTTTATTCCGCTGATCAATAATATTTCTTTCGTGCTCGGCGCAGTGGGGCTGGTGCTGAGCATTATCGGCCTCGTCGGAACGCTGCGTGGTAAAAAGTCTGGCAAGCCACTGGCGATTGTGGCGACTGTGCTGTGCGTAATCTCCCTGATAGTTACACTGTGGGTTCAAAAGAGTATTTCGGATGCGTTTGATGAAGCCGGTAAAGCGTTCGAAACCAACCAAAGTACTAGCGGGGAGTCAGACCAGTCGGGCAACGATGGTGACTCAAACGATCAGAAGAAATCTGACGATGCGGACGCACAGGGCTCAGCCAAAAACGTCCAAGAGATGGAGGGGGACCTGTCTGAATCCCACGTGAAAATCGTGTCCGTTGTCAAAGAAGGTACGGATATAGATGGAAAGCCTACGGTTGTTGTTACCTACGAGTGGACCAACAAGTCGGATGAGAACCAATCGTTCATGGCGCTTATGCATTCTGACGTGTTCCAAAACGGCAACCAGCTAAAGAGTGCTCTAATTACCGACGACAGCGCCGGTTCGTACGACGCGAACTCTGAGCTGCAGAACCTTCAGCCGGGTGCCACGGGGACAGTTACGCAGGCGTTTGTTCTGAAGGATGATTCTGAGTTAACCGTGGAAGTGTCTGACATTTTCTCTACTTCGAAAGCGAAAGTAGTGGGCAAGTTCAATATGGAAGGCTAGTAACGCGCGCACCGCAGAGGTGGGATAACAGCTACCCTGTAAGCATGAGCACATTACAGATTTCAACACAGTTAGCTGATATCACTACTTTGACTGTTGACGCGATTGTTAATGCCGCGAACTCCAGTTTGCTTGGGGGCGGGGGTGTGGATGGAGCGATTCATCGCGCCGCCGGCCCCAAACTACTTGAAGCTTGTAAGCAACTTCGTGCCACATCCCTCCCAGATGGCCTGCCGGTGGGGCAGGCCGTGGCGACCAGCGGGTTTAACTTGCCGGCCCGCTGGGTGATCCACAC from Gleimia hominis harbors:
- a CDS encoding sensor histidine kinase, with protein sequence MREDRGSAPAGGNAARKPFASSLKRALTLAFKPKRRAFADDVPVRSRWWCTLIMIPLAVFTCLVQASAIGIRFLPKGTGPISAPQLLAAVFTLLALLLAFVIPFSLLRRSTHPEMVFWLCLVTVLVFPFDPLLLLMALTAHVARRRNKAVTLLVCGVSLPVVVLAHMRDALQPPQNSMWHSVFAGNANSTVSNAVETSQVLVSNATIIAVAIIYALASWGVAVLIGFYIRTRAGLAVASKKVQAEQHRSDDLQQTLHNQKLADAIAAEAHDTLAHSLSLISLSASVLQAQMARLEKDRSLSPEQTQQMLVTAQTLREQAAGAMDETHSIIDMLRHPDVAWKQLSVPSTEACLTRESLEQLLNNVREASVHVNTWIEIEELSGLSDVISKVAYRVLQEALTNAMRHAPGAEIMVEVTATPEAGVHIHVSNSASNISLEGSYKSAGNIDSGITSTETTNAAQQNDQQNTPQAEHNPTPPGGTGLIGLTKRVETEGGQLQYGFDDKHLFHVDATIPWA
- the betT gene encoding choline BCCT transporter BetT, which codes for MPADTTQATQVQRTDDLTPKTQRLVLAGSAVFTLAVALWAFVSPKRMNSFLEGAVTWISTYLGWFYILLGAVVLVFVVYIALRYSRVRLGKDTDRPEYSTLTWGAMLFAAGIGTDVMFFAVAEPASHFVAPPQGAGGTIDAARQATVWMMHHYGLVGWGMYVLMGMTLGYFAHRHGLPLAVRSALYPLIGKRVKGAAGHAVDIATVTGTIFGVAASLGIGVVMLNVGLDMLFGVEQGLPAQVGLVIVAVVMATVSATTGVDKGIRVLSQLNVLLAIAICVFVLIADDTAFLLRAMVMNIGDFISMFPGMTLDTMAYNYPTEWMSAWTLFFWAWWIAWASFVGMFLARISRGRTIGQFVLGCLTIPFSYIVMWATIFGNAAIKRIQSGDSAFGELALTNPEQSFFTLLSGYPFATAIIGLATFVGLLFYVTSADSGALVMANLCSKLPAPEVDAKSWLRIFWAGSTAVLTIAMLTVDGVPALQNATVIMGLPFAFVMIFVMVGFLRALRSEQKREAALMTTVTSQVLGRTNDDSRGSWQARLSRQLTGVSPARASRRMQRVVIPALQKIARELQRLGANAQVDISEVLSKTGGKNLRAELYVTSQLHDDFLYAVQVHRVLQPVYGGGRVSHQDDTTCRLQVSLPTGVNYNIYDYTEDQVCHDVLDHYERWVGTEVRLDLS
- a CDS encoding sulfite exporter TauE/SafE family protein; its protein translation is MTIGAILGIIAAGIGAGAINTMVGSGSLVSFPILLAFGYSPLVANITNTIGLVPGSISGAWGYRRELEGQKKRIIGYGVVSLLGAIGGAALLLILPESAFKAIVPIIIGLAVLLVLVQPWLNRVLERRREQRPVAQSKNVVLPTGVAVFFASVYGGYFSAAQGILLLAILGLGLPESLQRVNGLKNVLQTLVNIVAAIVFVVAFPVSWDAVGLMAIGTIIGGQLGAVVGRRLPAWVLRALIVVVGIVAIFMLR
- a CDS encoding DUF5067 domain-containing protein → MSNNGVEPQLNSAVSESNGSVNQPKGTTVCGIIGLVLGAVAALTCFIPLINNISFVLGAVGLVLSIIGLVGTLRGKKSGKPLAIVATVLCVISLIVTLWVQKSISDAFDEAGKAFETNQSTSGESDQSGNDGDSNDQKKSDDADAQGSAKNVQEMEGDLSESHVKIVSVVKEGTDIDGKPTVVVTYEWTNKSDENQSFMALMHSDVFQNGNQLKSALITDDSAGSYDANSELQNLQPGATGTVTQAFVLKDDSELTVEVSDIFSTSKAKVVGKFNMEG
- a CDS encoding response regulator transcription factor yields the protein MSEGLPVTVGLVDDDPMVCQSLKLILSEYSKSQIQVLFTVTSGSEALQRAQETQPDVLLMDIAMPGMSGIEATALVRQLPSPPQVLMLTSLHPKETINAAVEAGACGFISKTEEPKRIIERVIEAAQGNPQFDASGQRQLMNYLVSEQPYSRRDRARAQLNSLPERERQAVVLAAQGLTNAEVADAMYISERTAKAHLSSASSTLGMNRIQMARLVERANL